CCCCTTGATTAGCTCCTACCGTAGTATTACTACTCCATAAATAGTAAGCATTACTATCGTTAAGAGTCCAATTTTGATAATCATTAATGCTCGCTCTTATCACATCTGCATTACCTGTAACCGCTCCTGTATATACTCCATAATCTAAATCCCATAAATTTAAAGAAGCATCACCTCCAGTAACATCTATATCAAAACCTATAAGTGCATTAGGTAATTCACAATAAGCGTTTCCTCCACCTACAGCCCAACCAGCTGAATTACTTATTCCATTATTATTTAATGCTGTAATCCATAAATCACTATCTGTTGTAGGATGATCACTTGTATTTCCACTATAAATTAAAACGCTATCTCCCGCTAAAGAAAGATCCCAATCTCCATCTGAACCAAAAGTTTGCACAGTGCTACCTACTACTGTTTCTACACCATTTATCACAGTGGTAACACTTCCGTTACTCTCTAATTTAAAAATGGTTCCAGAACTATGATCTTCACTTGCTGTCCACGAAAAAACATCATCTATACTATATGGACTACCATTCCCTCCTATATTAAAAGAACCATCAGACTTCCATCCTCTGTTTGAAATACTAAGGCTTGTACCTGCTTTAATATCTTTTAAAATCATAAATGCTAATTCTGCAGTATTAACTTCTGCTTTATAACCAACAATAACAACATCTCCAGCTGTTAAGCTTGTTGGATCTACAGGGTCAAAAATGTTAATACTTTTAGGAGTATCACTTACATTTCCTACATCAGTACCTGTTAGTGTTATTGTTAAAGTTTCGCTTACTTCATTCTCTCCATCAAGTAAAGCATTCACAACTATTTCTGAACTATTTTCTCCGTTAGGTATAACAACTGTTCCAGATAAAGAGGTATAATCAACACCATTTACAGCTTCTCCACTTGTGGCATAGCTAACTGTAATATCTTGGTTTGCAGTAATTCCATCTGGTAAACTAACTGTAAACACTCCATTTGTTTCTCCTTCTACAGCATTTGTAGTAGCTTCAATACTAATTAGATTAATTTCTTCATCAAGTAATAACAACTGACTATCAAACAATTTATCGTAAGCTGGCAAAGTACCATCATCCCACAAAGAACTATGTGGATGCCCTGAACCATCACCATCATTATCAAACCAAGCAGGTTTTACATCTTTAAAATCAACAACAATATCTATAGACTTATCAACTATTTCCTGAATAATATCATCGGCATTAGGTTCACTATTACTCAAATTAGTTGACTCTCCTGGATCTGTAATAATGTTATACAAGTTCCACGAACCATTACTACCTGTTTTGGTTATTTTCCATTGTCCCATTGATATTCCTCCGTTTTCAAAACCTAACTGAGGTCTAATAATTAACAATGGCTCGCTTGGTCTTGCATCATTCCCAGCAATTAAATCATCCATAAAATCAATACCATCTATAATTTTTTCTTCGGGTACTGTACCTCCAGCTAGACTCACTAACGTTGGGTAGATGTCTAAAGAACTAATTTGATGATTATAAATAGCCGGACTTGTTATTTTTGCAGGCCAATGTACAAACATAGGTACTTTATGCCCCCCTTCTTTTACACTACCTTTTAAAGCATCTAAAGGATAATTTACAGCTCCTTTACTAAAAGTATATCCACCATTGTCACTTAAAAAAATGATTAATGTATTGTTATATACATCCATATCATTATCAAGTTCATCTATTAGTCTACCAATATTTTCATCCATATTGGCCACCATAGTTGCATAGGTAATTCTAGCCTCTACAAATTCTTCTATTTTTGCATCTCTTTCATTTTCTGGCAACTTTGTAATAGGTGTAGAATTTTTAATATAATCACTATTTCTAACCAAATCTTCAAAATCTGGGTTATCTAATTTGAATTGAGCAATTTCATCTGCTGGAGCCTCTAAAGGAGTATGTGGTGCATTGTATGCCAAATACATAAAAAAAGGATCTGATGAAGAAGCATTATTTTGTATATACGTAATAGCTTCATCGGTAAGC
Above is a genomic segment from Wenyingzhuangia fucanilytica containing:
- a CDS encoding sulfatase-like hydrolase/transferase: MKKRHFKTYAIAFLTFIAIINSHAQTQGTRPNIIVILADDLGYGDVGFNRDGNFPSELGVIPTPNIDKLANSGVVLKNAHVAHPFCGPSRAALLTGMMPHRIGAQYNLPNDITTELGIPVNETYFPKLLQDTGYNTAAFGKWHLGFKENFYQPLDRGFDYFFGFLGGGKGYFENGYEDNYYHRLGGSNPVTNEYQDPLWRQRGYVDREEFSNAADEDYLTDVLTDEAITYIQNNASSSDPFFMYLAYNAPHTPLEAPADEIAQFKLDNPDFEDLVRNSDYIKNSTPITKLPENERDAKIEEFVEARITYATMVANMDENIGRLIDELDNDMDVYNNTLIIFLSDNGGYTFSKGAVNYPLDALKGSVKEGGHKVPMFVHWPAKITSPAIYNHQISSLDIYPTLVSLAGGTVPEEKIIDGIDFMDDLIAGNDARPSEPLLIIRPQLGFENGGISMGQWKITKTGSNGSWNLYNIITDPGESTNLSNSEPNADDIIQEIVDKSIDIVVDFKDVKPAWFDNDGDGSGHPHSSLWDDGTLPAYDKLFDSQLLLLDEEINLISIEATTNAVEGETNGVFTVSLPDGITANQDITVSYATSGEAVNGVDYTSLSGTVVIPNGENSSEIVVNALLDGENEVSETLTITLTGTDVGNVSDTPKSINIFDPVDPTSLTAGDVVIVGYKAEVNTAELAFMILKDIKAGTSLSISNRGWKSDGSFNIGGNGSPYSIDDVFSWTASEDHSSGTIFKLESNGSVTTVINGVETVVGSTVQTFGSDGDWDLSLAGDSVLIYSGNTSDHPTTDSDLWITALNNNGISNSAGWAVGGGNAYCELPNALIGFDIDVTGGDASLNLWDLDYGVYTGAVTGNADVIRASINDYQNWTLNDSNAYYLWSSNTTVGANQGDIVLGELNLSSKSPKLNFKANVYPNPTSDYFNVNVDKSVNKVEVELLSVMGALIVKVQGTSNHIPRIDASSLPAGMYLLRIKGDNNLIIEKVIKI